In Sphingomonas sp. SORGH_AS_0950, the following are encoded in one genomic region:
- a CDS encoding TonB-dependent receptor domain-containing protein — MASRIDRVRLVRGISAMAMAATLVVSAPALAQATSTLRGHVEGAAAGTTVTITDLTTGQVINGRTNAAGDYTIPGIRPSTYRVAVQGQPPEEVVVPVGQIITADIGEPAATATTGSADAAVASGDVVVTGRRTQEVRTAEVSTNVSQQQIESLPQSDRNFLNFAALAPGVAVTPGRGNRQVQAGGISADNINVFIDGLSLKNQVNHGGVAGQNFSQGNPFPQLAVQEFKVDTQNFKAEYDQAGSAVITAVTKTGGTSYHGTLFGEWQPKSFYGTKYFDRPGHANNIDGQLQQGNYDRKQYGADLGGPIIKDVLHIYGAFEATDQKSPSAAVLLGQTNSADPTQNVPQAIASQYNGSYPQDFSQRLYFGKLTAFLSNADTVNFSGFFRRESNLADFGGIAVPSHGHLLESKIDLYQLEWNHRGDHWLNEATIAYNSVFNGTPRTGTGPEIVLGKPGAAVAQLGTNGFEQIDNQKTWTFKDNVTFFGDRHVVKAGVKVSLNDLSRSEDNLGNGAYYFTPSTFTSFENSTPQQAAISVVPVRPATAKDTQIGLFIQDDWTVNDHITINAGLRWDYETNAKNDKFVTPAAIANALRNYQPWQAAGINPEDYISTGSNRKPYWKAFQPRLGISYDVNGDRDTIFFAGAGRYYDRPLFIASGIETVKALYQQTVTLSFCDGPGQPTCASIRAGNGGALPPATLAWNSGYKNVDTLRAAATATGVGGDVWLLNNNTRLPYSDQFNFGFRKRLGVVQTSVTFSHIRSHNIFKYVRGNRLPSGQYTSQGDQWIEDLFPASGILPGYSGKLNIGSNAGKAEYNAIYFTAEKPFVTGSKWGFTATLTVQQAKSNVAQELQGDEFYNGPRVDAYGWNYVAGVEKWRFVGTGIAKGPWDTKISLTGTFSSGPSFGQVIFPANPPENANAYGNFGGVFWPDQIVGYASVDARISKNFHMPWGHDLEVNFAAFNLFDSVNRTYTAWGAGSGVNPTKRENDTIGVPRSFQVGARYKF, encoded by the coding sequence ATGGCATCCAGAATCGATCGTGTGCGTCTCGTCCGCGGGATTTCGGCGATGGCGATGGCCGCGACCCTGGTCGTGAGCGCGCCAGCCCTGGCCCAGGCGACCTCCACCCTGCGCGGCCATGTCGAGGGCGCGGCGGCCGGGACGACGGTCACCATCACCGACCTGACGACGGGCCAGGTCATCAACGGCCGCACCAATGCGGCGGGCGACTATACCATCCCCGGCATCCGCCCCAGCACCTACCGCGTCGCGGTCCAGGGCCAGCCGCCCGAAGAGGTCGTGGTGCCGGTCGGCCAGATCATCACCGCCGATATCGGCGAGCCTGCCGCCACCGCCACCACCGGATCGGCCGACGCGGCCGTCGCCAGCGGCGATGTCGTCGTCACCGGCCGCCGCACCCAGGAGGTGCGCACCGCCGAGGTCTCCACCAACGTCTCGCAGCAGCAGATCGAAAGCCTGCCGCAGAGCGACCGCAACTTCCTGAACTTCGCGGCGCTCGCACCGGGCGTCGCGGTGACGCCGGGACGCGGCAATCGCCAGGTCCAGGCGGGCGGCATCAGCGCCGACAATATCAACGTCTTCATCGACGGCCTGTCCCTGAAGAACCAGGTCAATCACGGCGGCGTCGCGGGCCAGAATTTCAGCCAGGGCAACCCCTTCCCGCAGCTGGCGGTGCAGGAGTTCAAGGTCGACACCCAGAATTTCAAGGCGGAGTACGACCAGGCGGGATCGGCGGTCATCACCGCCGTGACCAAGACCGGCGGCACCTCCTACCATGGTACGCTGTTCGGCGAGTGGCAGCCCAAATCCTTCTACGGCACCAAATATTTCGACCGGCCGGGCCATGCCAACAATATCGACGGGCAGCTTCAGCAGGGCAATTACGACCGCAAGCAATATGGCGCCGATCTGGGCGGCCCGATCATCAAGGACGTGCTGCACATCTATGGCGCGTTCGAGGCGACCGACCAGAAATCGCCGTCGGCGGCGGTGCTGCTCGGCCAGACCAATTCCGCCGACCCGACCCAGAATGTGCCGCAGGCGATCGCCAGCCAGTATAATGGCAGCTATCCGCAGGATTTCAGCCAGCGCCTCTATTTCGGCAAGCTGACCGCCTTCCTGTCCAATGCCGACACCGTCAATTTCAGCGGCTTCTTCCGCCGCGAGAGCAATCTGGCGGACTTTGGTGGCATCGCGGTGCCTTCGCACGGCCATCTGCTCGAGTCGAAGATCGATCTCTACCAGCTCGAATGGAATCATCGCGGCGACCATTGGCTGAACGAGGCGACGATCGCCTATAACAGCGTCTTCAACGGCACGCCGCGCACCGGCACCGGCCCCGAGATCGTGCTGGGCAAGCCCGGCGCCGCCGTGGCGCAGCTCGGCACCAACGGGTTCGAGCAGATCGACAACCAGAAGACCTGGACGTTCAAGGACAATGTGACCTTCTTCGGCGATCGCCATGTCGTGAAGGCGGGCGTCAAGGTGTCGCTGAACGACCTGTCGCGCTCCGAGGACAATCTGGGCAACGGCGCCTATTATTTCACGCCGTCGACCTTCACCTCATTCGAGAATTCGACCCCGCAACAGGCCGCCATCTCGGTCGTGCCGGTGCGCCCCGCCACCGCCAAGGACACGCAGATCGGCCTGTTCATCCAGGACGACTGGACGGTCAACGACCATATCACCATCAATGCGGGCCTGCGCTGGGACTATGAGACCAACGCCAAGAACGACAAGTTCGTCACCCCCGCCGCGATCGCCAATGCGCTGCGCAATTACCAGCCCTGGCAGGCGGCGGGGATCAACCCGGAGGATTACATCTCCACGGGCAGCAACCGGAAACCCTATTGGAAGGCGTTCCAGCCGCGCCTGGGCATTTCCTATGACGTGAACGGCGACCGCGACACCATCTTCTTCGCAGGCGCGGGCCGCTATTACGACCGGCCGCTGTTCATCGCGTCGGGCATCGAGACGGTGAAGGCGCTCTATCAGCAGACGGTCACGCTCAGCTTCTGCGACGGTCCCGGCCAGCCGACCTGCGCCAGCATCCGCGCGGGCAATGGCGGCGCGCTGCCGCCCGCGACGCTGGCCTGGAACAGCGGCTACAAGAACGTCGATACGCTGCGCGCGGCGGCGACCGCGACCGGGGTGGGGGGCGATGTCTGGCTGCTCAACAACAACACCCGGCTGCCCTATTCGGATCAGTTCAACTTCGGCTTCCGCAAGCGGCTGGGCGTCGTCCAGACCTCGGTCACGTTCAGCCACATACGCAGCCACAACATCTTCAAATATGTGCGCGGCAACCGCCTGCCCAGCGGCCAATATACCAGCCAGGGCGATCAGTGGATCGAGGATCTCTTCCCCGCCTCGGGCATCCTGCCCGGCTATAGCGGCAAGCTGAACATCGGGTCGAATGCGGGCAAGGCGGAATATAACGCCATCTACTTCACCGCCGAAAAGCCGTTCGTGACGGGCTCCAAATGGGGCTTTACCGCGACGCTGACGGTGCAGCAGGCCAAGAGCAACGTCGCGCAGGAATTGCAGGGCGATGAATTCTACAATGGCCCGCGCGTCGATGCCTATGGCTGGAACTATGTCGCGGGCGTCGAGAAGTGGCGCTTCGTCGGCACCGGCATCGCCAAGGGGCCGTGGGACACCAAGATCTCGCTGACCGGCACCTTCAGCTCGGGCCCGTCCTTCGGCCAGGTGATCTTCCCGGCCAATCCGCCGGAAAATGCGAACGCCTATGGCAATTTCGGCGGCGTGTTCTGGCCCGACCAGATCGTCGGCTATGCCTCGGTCGATGCGCGCATCTCGAAGAATTTCCACATGCCCTGGGGGCATGATCTGGAGGTCAATTTCGCGGCGTTCAACCTGTTCGACTCGGTCAACCGGACCTACACCGCCTGGGGTGCCGGGTCGGGCGTGAACCCGACCAAGCGGGAGAACGACACGATCGGCGTGCCGCGCTCCTTCCAGGTCGGCGCGCGGTACAAGTTCTGA
- a CDS encoding mannitol dehydrogenase family protein: MSTPRLNATQVAALPQAVARPGYDRDAQRIGIVHLGLGAFHRAHQAVYTDDAMAAGDRDWAIASASLRSSGVCDALAPQDGLYTVTDRSAEGEAVRLIGAVREVSAVAKAPTRLAALLAAADTRVVTLTVTEKGYWRRPGGGTDLSGIAADGNSIYHHLARAVTARRAAGLGPLTLVSCDNLPDNGRVLHGGVAAFLDHQGLAAERDWFEREWRAPNTMVDRIVPAVTDTDLDRVEAMLGLRDAAAVVTEPYRQWVIEDDFAADRPRWDAGGATFVADVAPYETAKLRMLNGAHSALAYLGLERGHDYVHQAIADPVIRPLVETLMRAEAATGFTPARGQDLDAYADALLARFANPSLAHRLSQIASDGSQKVGPRWLGSLADHAPRGTDMPATLAALGAWLRFIRREHPASPDPRSAELAALWQSAGEAGLIDALFGEHGLLASDWHPSASQRAVLARHIGATALSGDTPFSSNASTAT, translated from the coding sequence GTGAGCACGCCCCGGTTGAATGCCACGCAGGTCGCGGCCTTGCCCCAGGCGGTCGCGCGCCCCGGCTATGACCGCGATGCGCAGAGGATCGGCATCGTCCATCTGGGCCTGGGCGCGTTCCACCGGGCGCATCAGGCGGTCTATACCGACGATGCCATGGCGGCGGGGGATCGCGACTGGGCGATCGCCAGCGCCTCGCTGCGCTCCTCGGGGGTATGCGATGCGCTCGCCCCGCAGGACGGGCTCTATACCGTCACCGATCGCTCGGCGGAGGGCGAGGCCGTCCGCCTGATCGGCGCGGTGCGGGAGGTCAGCGCGGTCGCGAAGGCGCCCACCCGGCTGGCCGCGCTGCTCGCCGCCGCCGATACGCGGGTGGTGACGCTGACCGTAACCGAAAAGGGCTATTGGCGGCGGCCCGGCGGCGGCACCGACCTGTCGGGCATCGCGGCGGACGGCAACAGCATCTATCACCATCTGGCCCGCGCGGTGACGGCGCGGCGCGCTGCGGGGCTGGGGCCGCTGACGCTGGTCAGTTGCGACAATCTGCCCGACAATGGCCGGGTGCTGCATGGCGGCGTGGCGGCCTTTCTCGATCATCAGGGACTGGCGGCCGAGCGCGACTGGTTCGAGCGCGAATGGCGCGCGCCCAACACCATGGTCGACCGCATCGTCCCCGCCGTGACCGATACCGATCTCGACCGGGTCGAGGCGATGCTGGGCCTGCGCGACGCGGCGGCCGTCGTCACCGAACCCTATCGCCAATGGGTGATCGAGGATGATTTCGCCGCCGACCGACCGCGCTGGGATGCGGGTGGTGCAACCTTCGTCGCAGATGTCGCGCCCTATGAAACCGCCAAGCTGCGTATGCTCAACGGCGCGCATTCGGCGCTGGCCTATCTCGGGCTGGAGCGGGGGCATGACTATGTCCATCAGGCGATCGCCGATCCCGTCATCCGCCCGCTGGTCGAGACGCTGATGCGGGCCGAGGCGGCGACCGGCTTCACCCCGGCCCGGGGGCAGGATCTGGACGCCTATGCCGATGCGCTGCTGGCGCGCTTCGCCAATCCGTCGCTGGCGCATCGCCTGTCGCAGATCGCGAGCGACGGGTCGCAAAAGGTCGGGCCGCGCTGGCTCGGCTCGCTGGCGGATCATGCGCCGCGGGGCACCGACATGCCCGCGACGCTGGCCGCGCTGGGCGCCTGGCTGCGCTTCATCCGGCGCGAGCATCCCGCCTCCCCCGATCCGCGCTCGGCCGAACTGGCGGCACTGTGGCAAAGCGCGGGCGAGGCGGGGCTGATCGACGCGCTGTTCGGCGAGCACGGCCTGCTGGCGAGCGACTGGCATCCGTCTGCGTCGCAGCGGGCGGTGCTGGCGCGTCACATCGGCGCGACCGCGCTGAGCGGGGACACGCCGTTTTCATCGAACGCCTCGACCGCGACATAA
- a CDS encoding DUF6445 family protein gives MTPRLLRIGASQSPVVVVDDVMGDVPAIVAMAAALAPFPPASGNGYPGVRRVLTPADGAGHGYATALLEAVAPFIGGAFAVDRFDWIEASFSMITAAPHALSPAQCMPHFDSIDPGYLAVLHYLSDTPGSGTAFYRQRATAIERVDAANRDDFLAAARRAGAARTGYIAGSDTAYERIGMVEARVDRVVIYQGSLLHSGIIPPDMPLNADPRIGRLTANMFVQARP, from the coding sequence ATGACGCCCCGCCTCCTCCGCATCGGCGCGTCGCAAAGTCCGGTCGTGGTGGTCGACGACGTGATGGGCGATGTCCCGGCGATCGTTGCCATGGCGGCGGCGCTGGCACCGTTTCCGCCAGCATCGGGCAATGGCTATCCCGGTGTCCGGCGCGTCCTGACACCGGCCGATGGTGCGGGCCATGGCTATGCCACCGCGCTGCTCGAAGCGGTGGCGCCCTTTATCGGCGGCGCGTTCGCGGTGGATCGCTTCGACTGGATCGAGGCCAGTTTCTCGATGATCACCGCCGCGCCCCATGCCCTGTCTCCGGCGCAGTGTATGCCGCATTTCGATTCGATCGATCCGGGCTATCTGGCGGTGCTCCACTATCTGTCCGACACGCCCGGCAGCGGCACCGCCTTCTACCGCCAGCGCGCCACCGCGATCGAACGGGTGGACGCGGCCAATCGCGACGATTTTCTCGCCGCCGCGCGTCGCGCCGGGGCGGCACGGACCGGCTATATCGCAGGCAGCGATACCGCCTATGAGCGGATCGGCATGGTCGAGGCCAGGGTCGACCGCGTCGTCATCTATCAGGGCAGCCTGCTCCATTCGGGGATCATCCCGCCCGACATGCCGCTCAACGCCGATCCGCGTATCGGCCGCCTGACCGCCAACATGTTCGTGCAGGCGCGACCATGA
- a CDS encoding LacI family DNA-binding transcriptional regulator, which translates to MRQSSATIRDVAREASVSVASVSRAMNGHSSVHPDTRERVLAAAKALGYVPHAGARSLSLSRSHAIGVVLPDLHGEFFSEIVRGMDREVTARGYHLLLSNMHADAERAALAVRAMRGRVDGLIVMAPQLDAQALAEALPPEVPAVLVNAHRGLGRAALRVDNAAGIAASVAHLVGLGRRRLVHVSGPAGNVDASERRDGFLAAMARLAPDVEAVVIEGDFHESSGTAAAATLLARDMPCDGIVAANDMMALGVLGALRGAGIDVPGAVAVTGFDDVPLARYMGLTTVRAPLAGMGERAVARLIDALEGGGLTPDTQVMATELVIRATTPAGAA; encoded by the coding sequence GTGAGGCAGTCATCGGCCACGATCCGCGATGTCGCGCGCGAGGCTTCGGTTTCGGTCGCCTCGGTATCGCGGGCGATGAACGGGCATAGCAGCGTCCATCCGGACACCCGCGAGCGCGTCCTCGCCGCCGCCAAGGCGCTGGGCTATGTCCCCCATGCGGGCGCGCGCAGCCTGTCGCTGTCGCGCAGCCATGCGATCGGCGTCGTCCTGCCCGACCTCCACGGCGAGTTCTTTTCCGAGATCGTGCGCGGCATGGACCGCGAGGTGACGGCGCGCGGCTATCACCTGCTCCTGTCCAACATGCACGCCGATGCGGAGCGCGCGGCGCTGGCGGTGCGGGCGATGCGCGGGCGGGTCGACGGGCTGATCGTCATGGCGCCGCAGCTCGACGCACAGGCGCTGGCGGAGGCGCTGCCCCCCGAAGTGCCCGCGGTGCTGGTCAACGCCCATCGCGGCCTGGGCCGTGCCGCCCTGCGGGTCGACAATGCCGCCGGGATCGCGGCGAGCGTCGCGCATCTGGTCGGGCTGGGGCGGCGCAGGCTGGTCCATGTCTCGGGCCCGGCGGGCAATGTCGATGCGAGCGAGCGGCGGGACGGGTTCCTGGCCGCGATGGCGCGCCTGGCCCCGGATGTCGAAGCTGTGGTGATCGAGGGGGATTTCCATGAATCCTCGGGCACGGCGGCGGCGGCGACGCTGCTCGCGCGGGACATGCCGTGCGACGGCATCGTCGCGGCGAACGACATGATGGCGCTGGGCGTGCTCGGCGCATTGCGCGGGGCCGGGATCGATGTTCCGGGCGCGGTCGCCGTCACCGGCTTCGACGACGTGCCGCTGGCGCGCTATATGGGGCTGACCACCGTCCGGGCGCCGCTGGCCGGGATGGGCGAGCGCGCGGTGGCGCGGCTGATCGACGCGCTGGAGGGGGGCGGACTGACCCCGGACACGCAGGTCATGGCGACCGAACTGGTGATCCGCGCGACCACCCCGGCGGGGGCGGCATGA
- a CDS encoding family 43 glycosylhydrolase: protein MILSLGLAAAIQSPAQTYANPVDIDYRYNFEQVNEGVSYRTGADPVIVRFKGAYYLFLTLADGYWHSTDLIHWRFVTPSRWPAEGIVAPAVRSDGERLLIMPSMTGQGAIYATSDPASGRLDYFVRRMPPLPGAVRSGLEDRIKPGQVPPGPWDPDLFQDEDRRWYLYWNSSNVFPIYGAPVRFADGKMVYGTPRRAFIRLDPAHHGWERFGQDHSGTLPDGTPITPYMEGAWMTRTGGRYYLQYGAPGTEYNSYATGTYVGTSPMGPFTYAPYNPVGYKPGGFVQGAGHGNSFQDAHGNWWNTGTPWIGYNWTFERRIGLWPAAFEADGQMHVSTRFGDFPHYVPRGRVTDPEALFTGWMLLSYRKPVVASGAVAGHPASDATDENPRSFWLSPSKAAGATLTVDLGAVKTVRAVQVNFADYQAGRFGDAPDIYTEFRLEHSRDGRHWHPLARTEAPRRDRPNAYFALPAAVRTRYVRYVHGHIGGAHLAISDLRVFGRADGPVPAAPVLVEARREADSRDATIRWRRVPGAVGYNVRWGIRPDRLYLSYQLFADRVAGGEAATLPLRALTSGQPYYVAVEAFDENGVSPLSAVAPM from the coding sequence ATGATCCTGTCGCTCGGGCTCGCCGCCGCGATCCAGTCCCCCGCCCAGACATATGCCAACCCGGTCGACATCGATTACCGGTATAATTTTGAGCAGGTGAACGAGGGCGTCTCCTACCGCACCGGCGCCGATCCGGTGATCGTGCGGTTCAAAGGGGCCTATTATCTCTTCCTGACGCTGGCCGATGGCTATTGGCACTCGACCGACCTGATCCACTGGCGCTTCGTCACCCCCAGCCGCTGGCCCGCCGAGGGGATCGTCGCGCCCGCCGTGCGGTCGGACGGGGAGCGGTTGCTCATCATGCCCTCGATGACCGGCCAGGGCGCGATCTATGCGACCAGCGATCCGGCGAGCGGCAGGCTCGACTATTTCGTCCGTCGCATGCCGCCGCTGCCCGGCGCGGTGCGATCGGGGTTAGAGGATCGCATCAAGCCGGGGCAGGTGCCCCCCGGCCCCTGGGACCCCGACCTTTTCCAGGACGAGGACAGGCGTTGGTATCTTTATTGGAACTCGTCCAACGTCTTTCCGATCTATGGCGCGCCGGTGCGCTTCGCCGATGGGAAGATGGTCTATGGCACGCCGCGTCGCGCCTTCATCAGGCTCGACCCCGCGCATCATGGCTGGGAGCGGTTCGGCCAGGACCATAGCGGGACGCTGCCCGACGGCACGCCGATCACCCCCTATATGGAAGGCGCGTGGATGACCCGGACGGGCGGGCGATATTATCTGCAATATGGCGCGCCGGGGACCGAGTATAACAGCTATGCGACCGGCACCTATGTCGGGACGTCGCCGATGGGGCCGTTCACCTATGCGCCCTACAACCCGGTCGGGTACAAGCCCGGCGGCTTCGTCCAGGGGGCGGGGCATGGCAACAGCTTCCAGGACGCGCATGGCAATTGGTGGAACACCGGCACGCCGTGGATCGGCTATAACTGGACGTTCGAGCGGCGCATCGGGCTATGGCCCGCTGCGTTCGAGGCTGATGGCCAGATGCATGTCTCGACCCGTTTCGGCGATTTCCCGCATTATGTGCCGCGCGGCCGCGTTACCGATCCCGAGGCGTTGTTCACCGGATGGATGCTGCTGTCCTATCGCAAGCCCGTGGTGGCGAGCGGGGCGGTGGCCGGGCACCCGGCAAGCGACGCGACCGATGAGAATCCCCGCAGCTTCTGGCTGTCGCCCAGCAAGGCGGCGGGCGCGACGCTGACCGTCGATCTGGGCGCGGTGAAGACGGTGCGCGCGGTGCAGGTCAATTTCGCCGATTACCAGGCGGGGCGCTTCGGCGATGCGCCGGACATCTATACCGAATTCCGGCTGGAGCATTCGCGCGATGGCCGCCATTGGCACCCGCTCGCCCGGACCGAGGCGCCGCGCCGCGACCGGCCCAACGCCTATTTCGCGCTCCCCGCGGCCGTGCGGACCCGCTATGTCCGCTATGTCCACGGCCATATCGGCGGCGCGCATCTGGCGATCAGCGACCTGAGGGTATTCGGCCGCGCCGACGGGCCCGTGCCCGCCGCGCCCGTGCTGGTCGAGGCCAGGCGCGAGGCGGACAGCCGCGATGCAACGATCCGCTGGCGGCGGGTGCCGGGCGCGGTCGGCTATAATGTCCGCTGGGGCATCCGGCCCGACCGGCTGTATCTGAGCTATCAGCTGTTCGCGGACCGGGTCGCGGGCGGTGAGGCCGCCACGCTCCCCTTGCGCGCGCTGACCAGCGGCCAGCCTTATTATGTCGCGGTCGAGGCGTTCGATGAAAACGGCGTGTCCCCGCTCAGCGCGGTCGCGCCGATGTGA
- a CDS encoding tryptophan halogenase family protein: MTDPNPNAPIRTITIVGGGTAGWMTAALLSRLFLGAYTIRLIESEEIGTIGVGEATIPAIRTFNGLAGIDEYEMVRATQATFKLGIEFRNWREPGHSYIHGFGKIGQDLYWLHCHQFWLKEAARGRAKHLDHYALNTLAARMNRFAMPDPSNPYSPMADLDYAYHFDASLYARYLRGRAEAAGVERIEGRIVAAKARASDGFLDHVVLADGRTVDGDLFIDCSGMRALLIGEAMGVGYEDWSQWLLCDRALAVPSVRGGGPLTPYTRSTAHGAGWQWRIPLQHRTGNGHVYASGFTSDDEAAATLLAHLDTPALGDPRAVRFRPGKRIRAWEKNVVALGLAGGFLEPLESTSIHLIQTGLLRLIALFPGRGFHAVDREEYNRQTDFEYRDVRDFIIAHYKVTNRQDTPFWQYLKHMDVPDSLAERIALFRSSARFFMHGKAELFREESWVQVLLGQGLVARHDPMVDMIPDAQASDFLKDVEEVIAEVAAAMPTHEAFIARHCRAPALPAGL; this comes from the coding sequence ATGACCGATCCCAATCCCAATGCGCCGATCAGGACCATCACCATCGTCGGCGGCGGCACCGCCGGGTGGATGACGGCGGCGCTGCTGTCGCGACTGTTCCTCGGGGCCTATACGATCCGCCTGATCGAGTCCGAGGAGATCGGCACGATCGGCGTCGGCGAGGCGACGATCCCCGCGATCCGCACCTTCAACGGCCTGGCCGGGATCGACGAATATGAGATGGTCCGCGCGACCCAGGCGACCTTCAAGCTGGGCATCGAGTTCCGCAACTGGCGCGAACCGGGGCACAGCTATATCCATGGCTTCGGCAAGATCGGGCAGGATCTCTACTGGCTGCACTGTCACCAGTTCTGGCTGAAGGAGGCCGCGCGCGGGCGAGCGAAGCATCTCGACCATTATGCGCTGAACACGCTGGCGGCGCGGATGAACCGCTTCGCCATGCCCGATCCGTCCAATCCCTATTCGCCGATGGCGGACCTGGACTATGCCTATCATTTCGATGCCTCGCTCTATGCGCGCTACCTGCGCGGGCGTGCCGAGGCGGCGGGCGTGGAGCGGATCGAGGGGCGGATCGTCGCGGCCAAGGCGCGCGCCAGCGACGGCTTTCTCGACCATGTCGTGCTGGCCGATGGGCGGACGGTGGACGGCGACCTGTTCATCGACTGCTCCGGAATGCGCGCCCTGCTGATCGGCGAGGCGATGGGCGTCGGCTATGAGGATTGGAGCCAATGGCTGCTCTGCGACCGCGCGCTGGCGGTGCCGAGCGTCCGGGGTGGCGGGCCGCTGACCCCCTATACCCGCTCGACCGCGCATGGCGCCGGGTGGCAATGGCGCATCCCGCTCCAGCACCGCACCGGCAACGGCCATGTCTATGCCAGCGGCTTCACCTCGGATGACGAGGCGGCGGCGACGTTGCTCGCGCATCTCGACACGCCCGCGCTGGGCGATCCGCGCGCGGTCCGCTTCCGCCCCGGCAAGCGTATCCGCGCCTGGGAGAAGAATGTCGTCGCGCTGGGGCTGGCGGGCGGATTCCTGGAGCCGCTGGAGTCGACCAGTATCCATCTGATCCAGACGGGGCTGCTGCGGCTGATCGCGCTGTTTCCGGGGCGCGGTTTCCATGCGGTCGATCGGGAGGAATATAACCGCCAGACCGATTTCGAATATCGCGACGTGCGCGACTTCATCATCGCGCATTACAAGGTGACGAATCGCCAGGACACGCCCTTCTGGCAGTATCTCAAGCATATGGACGTGCCCGACAGCCTGGCCGAACGGATCGCGCTGTTCCGCTCGTCGGCGCGCTTCTTCATGCATGGCAAGGCCGAGCTGTTCCGCGAGGAAAGCTGGGTGCAGGTGCTGCTGGGGCAGGGGCTGGTCGCGCGGCATGACCCGATGGTCGATATGATCCCCGATGCCCAGGCGAGCGACTTTCTGAAGGATGTCGAAGAGGTTATCGCCGAGGTCGCGGCGGCGATGCCCACCCATGAGGCGTTCATCGCCCGCCATTGCCGGGCGCCCGCGCTTCCCGCCGGACTGTGA